The following DNA comes from Candidatus Methylacidiphilum fumarolicum.
TATCACTTTTTATAGATTTAAACTAATCTCTTCATCATTTTTATTGCGCTCGTGGCGGAATTGGCAGACGCGCTAGATTCAGGTTCTAGTGGGTATCCCCCATGGGAGTTCAAATCTCCCCGAGCGCACTATTCATGATTTTTTTTTGCTATTTTAAAATTATAAATAAACGCGAGAATACCCATCTCATTTAGGCGATTGGGATGAGAGCGCCGCACTTTAGTATTATGGCTATTTTCTTTGATATTCCGCAGTGTATATATATATGAGATTTGATATAGAAGGCAGAGTATAAGTCCGCATCGCGTGCTTCACCGGTGACGAGTGCGTAATGTTCAGCTGGTGTCCTGATGAGGTCATCGCCATAAGCCCAATGGACGGAATTGGTGATATCCGAAGTGTGGCTATCAGGGCCGCCGGGATGTAGTTGGTGGCGTTAATATGCACCCGCTGGCCTTTGGCCAGGTGGTGCTGTTTCTTCTCTTCCTCCATATGATATTTAGAGAGCTTAGAGAGCAACTCCCCAAACCCTCTTCCCTATTTCTTTCCGTGATCATCTGTGCAAACTTCAGAAAGTAGAGCCACTATCCCGACCACTTCTCCCTATAATCGCTTCGGAATTTGTAGTGACGCCCCGTAGGGAATTCCCGCCTCCTTTTCCTTGGAAACAAGACACATCATGCCCCAAATCTTTAAGTTAGCAAATAAAGCAATGACCATCCTTTTACCACCTTCAAGACTCATGAACGGGATATACTGTCTTTCCTTCTCTTCAAAAGTCCGGTATCTCCATTCCTCGCATCCAATTGAGTGAGTCAGCCTCACTCTTGGCAGCTTTCCGATTGCCCTTTCGCAAGTCCTTTCGCAAGCTCAAAAGAATGGTAGCTAGCCTCTCTTTTTTCATGTGAAATTTAGAAGCGGGCGGCTCTCTTTTTCCTAACATAGAAACAAGCTGCTGCAGAGAATGGAATATCTAGAAAACAACCCGCTTTGCTCCTTCTGTCCATCTCAGGCACCGCCGGATCTTTGGGTTGATCATCGCAGAGGAGGCTAACCCACACTTTTCGATCGTTTCCTAGTCGTCTCAGAGGGCTACCTTCCACACTTTTGCCTGCAATCTGCTAGGGGCTCGGGTAGCCTTCCACCACAAGCTTGTCTCACTTCCCGCGTTTTCGAGAGTCTTTCCGCGAAGCGATCTAAGCCAGAGAAAGAGACAAGAAACTGCTTTCCCTCGATTGCGTAGCGAAGGCAAAGATCCCCTAGCATCTCACACTTCTTCGTGTTCAGCCGCAGGCTTTCCCCCCTGGATTGTTCGCCGCCTCGCCTCATCCGGCTTCCCCAGGTTTCCCTATGGCCTCTGGTTTTTTTCTTTTTGTATTGGCACAAACCGAAAAGAGGGCTAGGGAAAGTAGGAAATGATCAAAAGGAGATCATCCTTGGGCATCTCTTCCTCGAGAGAAAGGGATTCGCCCGTTCATGACGAGGATTTTGGTCCTAAGAGAGGGGCAAAACTTCTAGGGGTCATTCGAAACTGAACCAGACTAGCTAGTCCTTGTGAGCGACCACAATCCTGGAGATCTCCCCCATCTCCATCAGACCTGAGGAAATCCTTTCTCTTGTAGTTTAGTCCTCTGCTTTCAACCCCCCCAGCCGTGTGTTCACCGTTTTGCCCAAGTCCGTTTGGCGGGCAATACTCCTTCCCACCGCCTTTTGTTACTGCCTATTGACGCTGCGAACGATTAGCGCGCCAAGCTTCTTCGGTGAATACAGGTTATAGGTTCGTCAGGCAGACATTTAACAACTAGATTGGCATCGCAATATCCATAACTATTCTTTACTCCTCAATGGTTAGGGGAATAATGGACTGTCCATCTTTTCAGCTTTGATCTATAAATTGCTTCGTTTCTTTTTCTCTATTTGCTGACTATAGATACAATGCTCTGAAGGGCTCTGGCTCAAGAGAGCAAAGGGGAAGATCTTTTAAATGAGTGCTATGGATGTTATCAGTAGTATCTATCGATCTGACTATTCCTTGTTCTGTGCTAATCTCTGCTAGATTCTCTATAGTGGTTCATAATAATGAAACGGTGCGATTTTGAAGGATAGGGATTAATGCGGCCTGATCTTTATAAACACAAGATGGTTTTTTGCACATTCGTCTTCATGCGACCAGACAAACGGTCATTGCTATATGGCATCTCTTTTTCTGTTGCAATGGGTAGGAATGGATTTTCTTATATTTAACTATCGTTACTCATGGAGTTCAAATAAAGGCTTACCACCGAAATAAGCATTACATAAAATCAATAAGAATCTCGATTAGCTGCCATTGTATAATTTCTGGTGCTTCTTTTATTGTTTAGTTGAGAATTCTGTTTGGAGAAGAAAAAAAGCCATAGCAATGAGAAGATAATGGGGATTGTAGTTGGAGATATTATTTCTAGAAAGATAAAAACAACAAAGTTTTTTATGAAAAAAGATCAGAGAAATGAAAAAAGAAAAGTTTAAAAAAGAAAGCAGGTGCGTTTTCAATTATTAGAGTGTCTTTTATTGTTTCAAATAGCGTTATTTTTGGAGCAAATCTAACTAGGAAAGAAAGAAGATGGACAATGAAAAATCAATTCTTTGTCAAAGAGCTCAACGCTGAAGAATTTTTTGTTGCCCAAGACGGCTCTTTATTGAATGAACTATTTCATCCGGACAAAATAGGCTTAAGGCTGCCTTTCTCTATTGCCTACGGGAAATTAGAGCCGAGGGAATCAACAAAGCCTCATAGCCTCAGTCAACCAGAAATCTACCTTTTTATAAGTGGAGAAGGGATTTTTAAGACAAATAATCAGAGAAGTTATCCAGTAAAAGCTTTAAGTCTTGTTTATGTTCCTCCTGGCAATATGCAATGGATAGAAAATACAGCGGAGAGCCCTCTTTGTTTTTTTTGTATTGTTAGTCCCCCTTGGAAAGCGGAGTGGGAAAAAGAAGAAAGTGTATGAAATCGCTTTTTGTCTTGAAAAAAAATAAAATCCATACTATGGCTTTCCTTCCTTTTCCATTTTATTTTTTTTCATCTTTGTTTGGTCTTTAAAATTTCGGAGATTCATAAATATATTCGATGGATTCGTATCTATTGATAATGAGAAATACAAGGAAAGACAAAAAGCTTATCGAAAAAAGGAATTGGAGAGCTATTTTCTTTGAGCTCTTCCTTGGAAAGGTACGCCTTGGCGAAAGGAAAAAAGAAGCTTTTCTGAAAGAGAAGGAAGCAAGCATATTTGAAAGGCTCAAGAAAGCAAGCCAGGTACCTCTTTCAGATCTCTATACTGAATTAAAGACGCGTCCAGAAGGACTCACAGAGAAGGAAGTTGAAGAACGATTGGAAAAATACGGCTATAACGAGATCAAACAAGAAGAAATACCTAGCTGGTTCATTTTGCTTCTACAAAGTTATTTTAATCCTTTTGCTCTTCTTTTGACTTTTCTTGCTTTGGTTGCAGGATCAGTGGGAGAAAAAGAAAGCGTCCTTATCATGATGATTATGGTCGTGGTGAGCGTGGTATTGCGATTTAGTCAAGAGTTTCAGTCAAGCAGAGCTGCCGAAAGACTCAAAGCTATGGTAAGGACAACCGCATCGGTAAAGAGAACATGGGATAAGGAACAAGATCCAGAGGCATCGTTAGTCCCTAGCCACGAATCAAGCCAAGTAAGAGAGGTGCCTATTAGCCAAATTGTTCCAGGAGACATTCTCCAATTGTCTGCAGGAGATATGATCCCTGCCGATGTTCGACTGATTTTTACAAGAGATCTTTTTGTCAGCCAGGGAGTTCTCACAGGCGAATCCATGCCTGTAGAAAAATATGACACGGTTTATCCTGCTTCCCTTAATGAACAAAAAAGAACGGATCCCTTTTCTCTACCTAACATTGCTTATCTGGGTACAAATGTTATTAGCGGAACGGCGACTGCCGTTGTCTTAGCAACAGGTGAAAATACCTATTTTGGCGCTTTTTCGAAGAGTCTCAGGGGTTATAGGACAATGACCAGTTTTGATGTCGGGGTAAACCGTATCAGCTGGTTACTGCTTCAGGTCATTGGAACATTAATACCGGTGATTTTTCTCATTAATGGCTTTACCAAAGGCAGTTGGATGGATGCCTTCCTTTTTTCTCTGGCAGTTGGCGTTGGACTCACGCCAACAATGCTACCCGTGATCGTTAGTGGTTGTCTGGCAAGAGGTGCGCTTTTACTTTCAAAAAATAAGGTCGTCACTAAAAGACTGAATGCGATTCAGAATATAGGAGCGATGAATATCCTTTGTACGGATAAAACAGGAACTTTAACCCATAACAAGATTATTTTGGAAAAATATCTTGATCCGGAAGGTAACGAGAACGAAGAGGTTTTGAAATATGCGTATATCAATAGTTATTATCAAAGCGGTTTACGCAATCTTCTTGACCAAGCCGTCCTGGATAAAAAGGAAGAAGGTAAAAAATTCATTTTTCACTATACAAAAGTTGATGAGATTCCTTTTGATTTTACAAGGCGCCGAATGTCCGTAGTGGCAAGAGAAATCACCACAGGAAAAGATCTTTTGATAACAAAGGGAGCCGTTGAGGAAATGATTGCTATCTGTGGAAGCCTATTAAAGGATGGAAAAGTAATAGAATTAACTCCAGACATTAAGAAGAAAGCTCTGGCTCTTCGGGATGATTTAAATAGTGATGGATTAAGAGTTCTTGCGGTTGCTTTTAGGGAATTGCCTCTTGAAATGACTAGACCTGTTTCAGTGAACGATGAAGAGGGAATGACCCTCTGTGGCTTTATTGCTTTTCTGGATCCTCCAAAGCATGATGCGGAAGATGCTGTGCGGGCACTGAAGAACTATGGAGTGGAAGTTAAAATTATTACTGGAGACAATGAATTAGTTACACGAAGAATCTGCGATTGGATTGGATTGGAAGTCAGAGGGGTCATGCGTGGCTCTGAAATAGAAAACTTAACCGATGATGAATTGATTACAGCAGCTGAAAAAGCAAATATTTTTGTCAAAATGTCCCCTCTACAGAAGGCACGAGTGATTCGAGCCTTAAGGACTGGGGGACATATTGTGGGATTTTTAGGGGATGGGATCAACGATGCTCAAGCTTTGAGAGAAGCAGATGTGGGAATATCTGTGGATACGGCCGTTGATATAGCTAAGGAGTCGGCTGATATCATTCTTTTAGAAAAAAGCCTGATCGTTTTAGAACAAGCCGTTATTGAAGGCAGGGTAATGTTTGGCAATATGGTGAAGTACATAAAAATGGCGGTGAGTTCTAATTTCGGTAATGTATTGAGCATCCTAGGCTCAGGAATTTTACTCCCCTTTTTACCCATGAGCCCCCTTCAAATCTTAATTCTTAATTTGATTTATGATCTTTCGCAAACATTGATTCCTTGGGATAGAATGGATGAGGACTTTATTGCCAAGCCTAGGAAATGGGAGGCTGAGGGGATTCTTAGGTTTATGTTCATCATTGGACCGATTAGTTCGGTTTTTGATTATGTGACTTATGGAGTCATGTGGTTTGTTTTTGGAGCAAATTCCATCGAAAATCAAAGTCTGTTTCATACCGGTTGGTTTGTTGAATCTTTACTTTCACAAAGCTTGATCGTTCATATGATAAGAACGAGAAAAATTCCTTTTATCCAAAGTATTGCCACAAAACCGCTGGTTTTGGCTACTGCTGTTGTCATCGTCATTGGTCATCTTATACCATATAGTTTTTTCGGAGAAGCCGCGGGACTTGTTCCATTGCCTTTTAGTTATTATCTATGGCTTTGGGGTATATTACTTACCTACTGCATTACTGTTCAGACAGTCAAAAATTGGTATATAAAGAGATTTTATGGGGAATGGCTCTGACTGCCGTACATGCAAGAAAGTTAGTGGTCTAAAACGCATTATTTTTTGAAAAAACTAAGCAATAGAGGAAGCTTGCTACTGATTGTGTTAAAATAGCCTTGAAATAATGCCATAAAATCAGTTAAGCTTTTTTTTCCTTTGTGTGAACGGCAATGAATTTGATTAGTTTAGCGAAAAAAGTTTTTGATCTAGAAATGGACGCTTTGCGCACTGTCCAAAAACAGCTGGACTCTTCTTTTGAACAAACCATTGAGGTTTTGGAAAGAACAATTTTGGCTAACAGAAAAATTGTCATTACCGGAGTTGGAAAGTCAGGCCATATTGGTAGAAAAATAGCAGCTACCTTAACAAGCACTGGGGCCCCAAGCGTGGTTCTTGATGCCGTTAACGCTTTTCATGGTGACTTGGGAATGGTTAATAAGGGAGATGCTGTTATTGCATTGAGTTATAGTGGAGAAACGGAAGAAATTCTTAGGCTTATTCCTCATTTAAAAAGAATCGCGACCTCTTTGGTTTCAATTACTGGCAATGAAAATTCGACATTAGCGAAAAATTCTGATCTTATTTTGAATGTCCGGGTCAGTAGGGAAGCTTGTCCTTTGAACTTAGCTCCTACATCGAGTACCACGGCCATGCTTGTTCTAGGGGATGCAATAGCTATGGTGTTACTTGAAAAACGAGGATTTAAAAAAGAAGATTTTGCCCGCTTTCATCCTGGAGGAACACTGGGTAGAAATTTACTCCTAAAGGTAGGCGATATAATGCGTCCTTTGCCTCAAATTGTAGTTCTCGAAGCGGAGGCTAAAGTAAAAGAGGCTCTGAAACTGTGGAATATAAAAAGAGCGGGAGCAGTGGTGGTGGTGAATTCAGAGAGAAAAGTCATTGGAATCTTTACCCATGGGGATTTCGTAAGGAATTATGAGCTTAATCCCAAAATTGGCGAATTATCATTAGGAAATGTGATGACCAAAAATCCAGTGACAGTGCGAGTCGATAAACTTGCAGTTGAAGTTCTTAATGTTTTTGAACACAATAAAATAGAAGATTTAATTGTTGTGGATGAAGCTTACAAAGTGGTAGGTTTAATAGATTCACAGGATTTAGCTATCCATCGATTGTTATAAGGAGATTGGGTATGTTTGTGAATGCGAGTGACATAGGAAAAGGTCAAGCGATACGACATAACGGGGCTATTTGTCTAGTTTTAGATACAATGCATAGAACTCCAGGTAATTTAAGAGCTTTTGTACAGATGACTTTGAGAAATTTGAAAACAGGGAAGTCTTTTGTCGAAAGATTTGGCTCTCAAGACAAAGTGGAGTTGCTCTCTTTAGTCCGAAGGCGTTGCGAGTATAGTTATAGAGAAGGCAATAGTTTTGTTTTTATGGATCCTGAAACCTATGAGACCTTTTCTGTTCCAGAGGAGATGGTAGGAAAAGCCAAGGATTTTTTAAAGGAGAATCAGCCAGTTGATCTTCTGTTTGCTGATGATACGCTAGCTGCTATAGAACTGCCCCAAAGTGTGGTGTTGAAAGTCGTGGAAGCTCCAGAAGGAGTGAAGGGTGATTCTGCAACTAATGTAATGAAACCAGCTATCCTTGAAACGGGGTTGTGTATTCAGGTCCCGCTTTTTATTAAAGAAGGAGAATTGGTAAAAGTAAGCACTACCGATGGAAAGTATTTGAGCCGGGCGTAGGAAATATTTCCCGACTTTTTTTACTGTTAGAATATACTTTTAAAAGCCTGTGGCGATCTATATGGGAAAAGGTCTTGTTGAAGATTTGGATTGGACAGATCTGTGGAATGAGATTTTGCTCAAAGCTCAAAAAGGTCAAGAATTGACTGATGCGGAGCTTGCACGTAAAGCAGGAGTCAAGATTGATGATTTAAGAAAACTGAAAAATGGAGTGCTTGATGAAAAGGCTCTTTTTTTAGTTGCTCAGGCTCTTTCCTTGAGTGGTGAAATTTTGCTGTCAATGGCTACGGGAAAATGTAATCCTCAACCGTTGACTCTTCCCTACTTTTTAAAAAAAATATCTAGTGAAGAGACACCTGAAAAAAAATCTTATCTGTTAATGGACAAGAGAAGCAATAAAAAATTCTTGATAGATCCTCCGAATAAGCGATTGATCGAAAATTATGTTCATGATAGGGAGTATGGACTGGATCATGTCTTTCTTTTTTCTTTGGAACAAATTCAGGAATTAGCCGATGGTTTAAAAAGTTTTTCCTTGCCTTTTTCAGCTCCTTCTAAAGAGGGGCAACTGGAAAGGAAAGAGGAATGGTTTGGATCGTTCAGAGTGGAGCTTATTCCTTTAATCGATAAAATATTCTACTTTGTCCATCCTCCTGAATCTTCTCCTTTGGTTTTTGTTGGAAAATATTTTATTTCTGGCTCTATTTCCTATGAAGAAACCGGTTATTATAAGACTCTTGAACTGATTCGATCTACGCTGTTTGGATTTCCGGATGAAACCATCATTTGTCCCAGGATTGGTCCCCTATCAACCGTTGGCTTTGAAAAAGGACATAACCCTTTTTTTCCTGAATACCAGATTTATTCTTCTTTTCAAATGCTTACCGAAATTTAAGAAAACCTAAGAAGCTTAGTTTTATGATGGGCAATCCAATGGGTTTAAAGCATAACAATTTTTATTTTTTTATGAAATGCAAAATATTTTAGGTTAAATTTTGTCGGAGCTGCGATTAAATGAATGACGAATATAAATTATTAAAAATATTTTCTGGAAGAGCGAATCCGGCTCTGGCAACAAAGATTGCTCAGTATGTCGGCATACCTCTTGGACAAGCAACCATTTCATCATTCCCTGATGGAGAAACCTTTGTAAAATTCAACGAAAATATTCGAGGAAGAGATGTTTTTATTGTGCAGCCAACCTGTCCTCCGACCAATCATAATCTAATGGAATTATTGATTATGATTGATGCTGCCAGAAGGGCAAGTGCAGCAAGAGTCACAGCCGTAATTCCTTTTTATGGTTATGCCAGGCAAGATCGGAAAGATCAGCCAAGAGTGTCTATAACAGCCAAACTGGTTGCGAACCTCCTCGTAGCCGCTGGAGCCAACAGAGTGCTGGCAATGGATCTTCATGCTCAACAAATTCAAGGTTTTTTTGACATTCCCGTAGATCATCTTACAGCTGTTCCTGTTTTTTATAAGTTTCTCGAGGCAAACAATCTACTCGATCTTGTTGTTGTCTCTCCAGATGTAGGAGGGATAAAAATGGCCTCAACCTATTCTCAATTGCTAGGCAAAGGGCTTGCTTTAGTGGTTAAGAAGAGAGTGGATGCCTATCATACGGAGGCGGACTTTGTTGTTGGTGATGTGGAAGGGAGAGATGTATTGATTGTCGATGATTTAACAGAAACGGCAGGAACTGTGGTTTCTGCGGCAACGATCTTAAAAAAAATGGGAGCCAGAAGGATTTATGCTGGAATTTCTCATGCCGTTCTTAATCAGATTGGCATAGGGAGGCTGAGAAGTTCACATCTTGAAGAATTAATCACTACCAACAGCGTTCCCGTCCCTGTAGTTGAAGGAGTTCGGGTAACGGTGTTAGATGTTGCGCCCCTTTTAGGAGAAGCCATTAAAAGAATTCATACAGGGATGTCTGTGACCTCTCTATTCGAGGTTGACGGAAAGAAAATTAATCTTTAAAAAACATTGTGTGCATAACCTCTTGAAAGTTAATCCTCAATTAATTAGCGATATTGTTCGACTGTTGGAAAAAAATGCGCGACTTTCCATATCGGATATAGCTTCGGCTTTAGGAATTTCCGTTGAGGAAACGGCTGGTCTTTTGAAGGAGCTTGAAAAAGAAAAGTTCATTTTGGCCTATAAGACCATCTTTGATCCAGAAAAAATACAGAAAAACAGAGTGCGTGCTGTTATTGAAGTCAAAATTACTCCTGAGCGAGGAGGTGGTTTTGATAAGCTATCCAAGCGAATAGCCGGATTTGAAGAGGTTACTTCTTGTTTCTTAATGAGCGGAGGCTATGATCTACTTGTTTTCCTAGAAGGAGAAAGCCTAAAAGAGGTCGCTCTTTTTGTTTCAGAAAAGTTGGCTACTCTGCCTGGGGTTATTTCTACAGCAACCCATTTTATGCTAAAAACTTACAAAGAACAGGGAATCATTTTTTCAGCTCCATCCCATTTTCGCCTGCCCGTAAGTCCGTAATTTCCTTACATGAAAAAACATCCTGTTGTCAATTCTACCGAAAAAATAGTGCCTTTTGATTTTCGAACCAAGGTACCAATAGCCAAACATCTTTCCTTAATTGGAAAATCGTCAATCAGGGATTTTTTTGAACTTGTCCAGAACCAAACTGATGTTATTTCCTTAGGGATTGGTGAACCGGACTTTGATACTCCCTGGATGATTAGAGAAGCAGCCATTTATTCCCTTGAAAAGGGAGAGACCGGCTACACATCTAATCTTGGCCTTATAGAACTCCGAAAATTAATAGCCCAATATGTATCGAAACTAATCGGTGTTGACTACAACCCCTATGAAGAGATCCTTGTAACGGTGGGGGTTTCAGAAGGGCTTGATTGTGCTTTAAGAGCAATAATTGATCCTTTTGACGAAGTCATAATCCATCAACCTTCTTATGTGTCTTATGTTCCTTTAGTGGTTCTTGCCCATGGAGTGCCTGTCATTGTTGAAACGTTGGAAAAAGACGGATTTCAACTCGATCCAGTTGCAGTCGAAAAAAAAATTACCCCTAAAACCAAAGCAATTATTCTAAACTTCCCCACGAATCCTACAGGAAGTATTGAAAATGAAGAGAAACTGGAAGCAATTGCTCAATTAGCTTGTAAGCATGATCTTTATGTAATCAGTGATGAAATTTATGCGGAACTGATGTATGAAGGCACCCATCGTTCAATAGTCGCTCTTGATAGAATGAAAGAAAGGAGCCTTTTCCTCCATGGGTTTTCTAAAGCGTTTTCAATGACAGGTTTTAGGATAGGTTATGCGTGTGGTCCAAAGGAGTGGATAGAGGCGATGATGAAAATTCATCAATATTCGATCCTCTGTGCTTCTTCCATAGCTCAGCAGGCAGCTATAGAAGCTTTGTTGCATGGAAAGAAAGATATGGAACAGATGGTTGAAGAGTATAGATTGCGTCGGAACTTTCTCTGGAAAAATCTTTCTTCCATAGGTCTTGTCGGGAATCTTCCTAAAGGGACCTTTTACTATTTTCCTTCGATTCGTCATTTTGGACTATCATCAAAAGAATTCTGTTATCGACTTCTCCAGGAAGGAGGAGTGGCACTGGTTCCCGGTTCTGCTTTTGGACAGGGGGGAGAAGGATATGTGAGATGTAGTTTTGCCACCCGTTTTGAAGACTTGGAAATAGCCGTTCGAAGAATCGAAAGTTGGTTAAAAAAAATTGAAAAAGAAGGGAAGAAACAATAAATGAATAATTAGGAAAGAAAGCTTATAGTATCTAGGAAAAAATTTAATAGAGATTAAGGAGAATTGTGGGTATTCAGACAACACAAGATAGACAGCCGGAAAAAATTAGCCAGTTTACCGTTTTCATGGAGAATAAAGCGGGAAGACTTTTAGAATTAGTGCGTCTTTTGGAAAGTCATGAAATCCACATTATAGGTTTTACTATTTTAGACACATCCGAAGCCTCCACCATTCGATTGGTGGTTGATGACCCGCAAAATGCTAGAAAGATTCTCGCCGAAAATGGAATATCTTATACAGAATGTTCTCTGATCGCCTTGGAACTTCCGCAATCAGCCGAAGATCTAAGAAAAGTCCTTACCGTGCTACTTCAAGCTGAAATCAATATTTATTTTAGCTATCCTTTTCTGACAAGACCCTATGGGAAAGCTGTATTGGCGCTTAGGGTTGAAGATGAAGAATTAGCCATATCCGTGCTTTTAAGGAACAATTATCGAGTGCTTTTCCAAAAAGATATCAGCAGGTAGAAAAAGTTTTTTTTAAAAAAGATTGTTTTTTTTTCTTATATTCTCATTGTAGCTATTATGTCTAAGTCTTATGTTTTTGCTTCTGAATCCGTGACCGAAGGCCATCCAGATAAAGTATGCGATACCATTTCGGATACTGTTTTGGACCATTGCCTTCAGCAGGATAAGTTCAGCAGAGTGGCCTGTGAGACCCTTGTGAAGGAAAACCTGGTTGTGTTAGCAGGAGAAATCACCACCAAGGCTAATCTGGATTATATAAAGATTGTCAAGGATACGGTTCGGCAAATAGGATATAATGATCCCAAAAGCCTATTTTACCCTGAAAAATTACATATCGTTTGTGCGATTTCCAAACAAAGCCCAGACATTGCCTTGGGGGTTGATGGGAAGAAGGAACGTCATAATATGGGAAGAAATCTCGATCAGGGTGCAGGGGATCAAGGGATGATGTTTGGTTTTGCATGTACTGAAACTCCTGAACTTATGCCGGCTCCAATTAGTTTTGCTCATAGACTTTCAAGAAGATTAGCTGAATTAAGAAAAAAAGAAGGGTGTCCTTGGTTACGGCCCGATGGAAAAACGCAAGTATCTCTTTATTATGAGGACAATAAACCAATGCGTGTTGAGGCCATTGTTGTATCGACACAGCATACCGAAGAGGTTTCTAACAAAGAAATAGAAGAAATCATAAAAAAAGAAGTTATCCAGAAGGCTATACCTGAGGAATTTCTCCATAAAAAAACGGTTTTTTACATTAACCCAACAGGTAGATTTGTTGCGGGTGGGCCAGATGCCGACTCTGGCGTTACTGGGAGAAAAATTATTGTTGATACCTATGGAGGCATGGGGCGACATGGGGGAGGGGCATTTAGTGGGAAAGATCCTTCGAAAGTGGATAGAAGTGCTGCTTATATGGCTAGATATATTGCCAAAAATATTGTGGCAGCAAAAATTGCTAACAAAGTCGAAGTTCAAATAGCTTATGCTATTGGGAAAGCTGATCCGGTTTCGGTTGCTGTGGACACTTTTGAAACGGGACTTGTTGAAGATCAAAAAATAGAAAGAGCGATTCGTGAGGTCTTTCGGCTTAAGCCTGCTGAAATAATCGAAGAACTGAACTTACTTCGACCGATTTATAGTAAAATCACCAATTATGGCCATTTTGGTAGAAACGACGAGTTTGATATTTTTTGCTGGGAAAAAACTGACAAAGTAAATGATTTGCTTACTGCCGTAGGGTTGGAATAAACAGTGCAAAAGGCCAACCAGTTAGTAGACCCTTGTCTATCTTTTCATGAATACACCAACAATCTTACTAGAATAGTGTTAGAAGCATGTTTATGGAAGGAGTTAATATGGCTGATTTTAAAGTAAAAGACATGGAGCTTGCCGATTTTGGTCGAAAGGAAATTGAAGTAGCTGAGGATGAAATGCCTGGTCTAATGGCTCTTAGAAAAGAATATAAGGGGTTATATCCATTAAAGGGAACTAGGATTGCTGGCTGCCTTCATATGACTGTTGAGACGGCTGTTTTGATAGAAACCTTAGTTGAGCTTGGAGCATCGGTCAGATGGAGTTCCTGCAATATTTTTTCTACTCAGGATCATGCTGCTGCAGCGATTGCAGCAAGGGGAATTCCAGTTTTTGCTTGGAAGGGGGAAACATTGGAGGAATATGAGTGGTGCATGGAACAAACGTTAAGATGGCCTGATGGTCAAACTTTAAACATGATCTTAGACGATGGTGGCGATCTGACTGA
Coding sequences within:
- a CDS encoding Lrp/AsnC family transcriptional regulator, with protein sequence MHNLLKVNPQLISDIVRLLEKNARLSISDIASALGISVEETAGLLKELEKEKFILAYKTIFDPEKIQKNRVRAVIEVKITPERGGGFDKLSKRIAGFEEVTSCFLMSGGYDLLVFLEGESLKEVALFVSEKLATLPGVISTATHFMLKTYKEQGIIFSAPSHFRLPVSP
- a CDS encoding acetolactate synthase; translation: MGIQTTQDRQPEKISQFTVFMENKAGRLLELVRLLESHEIHIIGFTILDTSEASTIRLVVDDPQNARKILAENGISYTECSLIALELPQSAEDLRKVLTVLLQAEINIYFSYPFLTRPYGKAVLALRVEDEELAISVLLRNNYRVLFQKDISR
- a CDS encoding pyridoxal phosphate-dependent aminotransferase: MKKHPVVNSTEKIVPFDFRTKVPIAKHLSLIGKSSIRDFFELVQNQTDVISLGIGEPDFDTPWMIREAAIYSLEKGETGYTSNLGLIELRKLIAQYVSKLIGVDYNPYEEILVTVGVSEGLDCALRAIIDPFDEVIIHQPSYVSYVPLVVLAHGVPVIVETLEKDGFQLDPVAVEKKITPKTKAIILNFPTNPTGSIENEEKLEAIAQLACKHDLYVISDEIYAELMYEGTHRSIVALDRMKERSLFLHGFSKAFSMTGFRIGYACGPKEWIEAMMKIHQYSILCASSIAQQAAIEALLHGKKDMEQMVEEYRLRRNFLWKNLSSIGLVGNLPKGTFYYFPSIRHFGLSSKEFCYRLLQEGGVALVPGSAFGQGGEGYVRCSFATRFEDLEIAVRRIESWLKKIEKEGKKQ
- the metK gene encoding methionine adenosyltransferase gives rise to the protein MSKSYVFASESVTEGHPDKVCDTISDTVLDHCLQQDKFSRVACETLVKENLVVLAGEITTKANLDYIKIVKDTVRQIGYNDPKSLFYPEKLHIVCAISKQSPDIALGVDGKKERHNMGRNLDQGAGDQGMMFGFACTETPELMPAPISFAHRLSRRLAELRKKEGCPWLRPDGKTQVSLYYEDNKPMRVEAIVVSTQHTEEVSNKEIEEIIKKEVIQKAIPEEFLHKKTVFYINPTGRFVAGGPDADSGVTGRKIIVDTYGGMGRHGGGAFSGKDPSKVDRSAAYMARYIAKNIVAAKIANKVEVQIAYAIGKADPVSVAVDTFETGLVEDQKIERAIREVFRLKPAEIIEELNLLRPIYSKITNYGHFGRNDEFDIFCWEKTDKVNDLLTAVGLE